The DNA region GACAGCTTGCCAGCTTCACAACTACACATCAACAACACTCGAGTCTTTTATCTTAACTCGTATCGTGGAGCTGGGCTTCCGTACTTCTTGATACACACTTCAATAACATTCCCTGCATCCTGTGAGTGGCTCCATTCTACTCTGTCCCTAACCTCTATACTAACACTAAACCAGCCATCGAAGAACCATTACAATTATCCAAAACGACAGCCAAACAACAACCATGTCCGCAATCGACCTCTTCACCCAATACTCCCTCCATCTCGACCCCTCCAGCAAAGCCATCACTTACCCACCCCCGTCAACCCCGGCAGTCGACACCGAACTCACGTACCTAAACACCCTCCACCgctccctcctctccctcgaAACGCCTAACAACATCCCCCCACCTCCGTTACCCATAAACCCCAAGCGCAGCGCCCAAATCACCAAACTCCGCGACACCGCCAACACAGCCTACCGCAAAAACAACCACCCCGAAGCCATCAAACTCTACACCCTGACCATTGACATGGCGCTCTCGCGCCCCGGTTGGGAACCCGTCGCACTGGCGCGCGAGGAGTTAGCTGGGTTGTTTGCGAATCGCGCGCAGGCGTATATGGGTATGGGGAAGTGGGTGGAGGGGCTTGTGGATGCGCGGTGTAGTGTTGAGTGTAAGGGGGTGGGGAATGTGAAGGGGTGGTGGAGGGTTGGGAGGTGTTTGGGGGAGATGGGACGGTGGGAGGAGGCGAAGAATGTGATTGAGAAGGGATTGGAGCTTGAGgggagggagggggagggggggaaGGAGTTGTTGGGGCTTttggaggaggttgaggaggggTTGAAGAGGGCTGCGGCGAGTTGAGTGCGGTTGGTTGTGATTGGGGAGTCTTGCTATTTGTGATTTCCAATGCGGACTGGTTAATATGGTATAATGTTTCGGGTTGAGTCTTGTTCGGGTTTGATATGGCTGTTATATGTATGGGATTGTATTTATCACGGTCTTCAAGTGAAGCATTGTATTTTGTTATCTTGCAATGCATCTGAAAAACAATCAGGACTGGAGCAAAAATATTGAAGTTGACTGTAATCGGTCCAAAAAATTCCGACacggggaatcgaaccccgaGCTGCCGTGTGAGAGACGGCGATGTTAACCATTACACCATATCGGAGTGGCCTGGCGAATTACGCCTTTAGGTTTGATTTTGACCCTTGGGGTTTAGCATCCTGTGTCTCATGCACCTCCGTGCGTGCTTCGATCAGCCGCGTGCACGGCCCCCCTACACAGCCTACTTCGAAATCTTGGCAGCCTTCGATTGGCTACCTACTTGTAGTTGGTTTCAGCCTGTGTATGTCCCATGAACCAAACATGTCCTACAAATCCTGTTGCTACATGCGTCTGTGGCCATCCATCACTTTCTGACTCAACAAGTTATCGCACGTCAACCTATGATTTGAAGCCAGACATACAGATAGTACAGTCAGCTGAAAGCAGCCGTGCGTCGgactcaaaaaaaaaaaaaagttgaCAGAGCACAATGACTTGACATTGTTTCAGCGGACATCAGAAAGACCAAGAGCAACTTTTATTTATGGCAAGATTATATTTATATACTAAACCGATTTACAGGAAGCCATGGATACTAGCAAAGTGTGGACGACATGCTCCAGTCTGAGGATTACCCACCCATCCCACTTGCCTTTACTTTCCTCATCatgttcttcctctttttctcttcagCTCATCATCACCATTACCAGCTGATATCAGCTGATGTAGCATACGAATATCACCTGTCTTGCTGGCCTCTCATTTGTCTTTCCTGTAGCACTTTATATACACAAGTCTCTTCACATAGCCACAATCACATCTTCCTCGTGTATGCTGCATGTACGAAAGTACAGTATGCGGGGTCTGAGGTCGGCGTCTCGTAGTAATAATTGACATTTATGACTATTGGGATTTATTGCAGTTACTTTTACCACTGATTTTACCCAATTTTCATCCATGACAGCCTCGTGACTCGGGAATCTAAATTTATTCTGTATACACGCCTGTATACCGCTTTGTTGAAATACCTGGCTGCCGTGCAGAGCATTTTTATTGTTTGTGAGATTTGTTTTATCACCAACAAAATGAAGCTTCAATTGGTTGAGCTCGATTCAGCCGACAACGATACAGCAGAGATCACTTGCCGTCGTATTTACGCCAACTTAAATTCACCCCCTGATTATGAGGCGATTTCATATGAATGGGGCTCTGGCAGAAACTATCGCACCATTAATCTTGATGCATCAATCGTTGAGGTTTCAGACCATCTCTTCGAGGCGTTCCGTGCCCTACGATACTCAGACAGAAAAAGGTTGCTTTGGGTTGACGGGTTTGGCTTGGATCAAGACACTCCAGAGCTGCACCTTCTTAGGGAAACATTTTCTAGAGCAAAATCCGTCATCATTTGGCTGGGAGTCGAGAATTCGCTCACCAAGACCGCCTTTGAGGTCATGAAATCCCTGGCATATATCGCTCGAGAACGGGATATGAGGTACTCAAACATCGTTAGGCTTATGATTAGGGAGCGACCAAGCCATGGCTCCCTCTTCCGGGGCACAAATGACATGGTATGTGTCCATGGTCCTCTCAACGAACCAAAAATATATTATTTACCTCGTCATCTCTCTTCCGATGACGATACAATCTTCAAGTTTAACGAGGACAGAGTTTGGAGAGAAATTGATGGAATTTTCTCCAACACCTATTTTGGTAGAGCTTGGATTCTCCAGGAAGttgcaacagcagcagaagtAATCGTGTTTCGTGGGAAACATAATATGCCATGGCCAATCTTTTGGGCCGCATATCAGGGACGTTTCATTTTCGCTTTCAAACGACCTGTGTCATCCGATGCAAAGGCCTGGGACTCCAACATCTGGGCAGTAAACGACGCTCGAGAAAGATTTAGAAAACATGATTCTTCAGACCTCGCCACAGTGTTGGCCACTCTTACATATTCAAAGAAGACTAGGCCGCATGATCATATATATGCTGCTATGGAACTTGCTAGACTGCCACCGAACCATCAATTGCTCGAGAACCAGTACAAGCAAACCATAGAAGAACTCTTTGTCAATGTTGCCTCTTTCATCATCAATGATCGGAATGATCTATACTTATGGGGCAACAAGTCCACACTCGGCAAGAGAACCCTCAAGATCCCTACTTGGGTTCCTGAATGGACTGGTCATACCGATGATTTTGCAACAGAATATTATAACCCCACTTTCAGCCGACTGGTTCGAGGAAATTACTCAATCTACGGGGCTACTCTACATGTGgatgttcatatccttgataCTATAGAGTTTTGCTGGCCGTTGGAATCTGAGGATATCACACAAGTCGTGAGTGAGCTGGAGCATTTGTTCAAGCGGAAAGGCAGCACTCTCCTCGATAGGTATATTGGTGAGGACCTAAAACTAAACCGAGATGAAGACTTAAATGGCGTTACTCCAAATAATCGACGTCTTCACAGCCTTGCCAATATATTTGCGATTATTAGCATGCTGAAAAGCTGCCCCAATACGCTCCTGCAAACCTTATCCAACATTGGAAAGTTGGATGATGATAATTTTGAGGACAGTATGTTGAATATTGAAGCTTTTTGGTCGGCAATGAACCCTACAACTATGCTCCGTCCGGCAACGCCAGTTCCTCGTGGAGAGCAACTATTCATTTCCTGGCTTTGTATGACAGGGTTAAGGCAAAAAAACTTCAATATTAAAGACATCGCAAAGGGCTACGGATATTGGTTCATTGCATGTTTGGATATGATGACCAATGATTCCACCCTGGACTTTTTGAAAAGACTCTGTGTAGAGCATCTCGCTCGCTCTGCCCGTCTTCCTGATGTTGAAGACGAATGTGTCTTTGTAACCAAAGAAGGATATTTCGGGCGTTCACGCTTAGGCGAAGTCAGGAAAGGTCATGTAGTTGCAATAGTTGGAGGTGGGTATGTACCGTATATTCTTGAGAAGCGGGATAAAAATTATGCATTGGTCAGCCATGCTTATGTAGAAGGATTAATGGGCTTGAGAGAGCTACCCACCTGGATGAGCATACAAAGAATAGGGCTAGTTTAATAACAGGGATATCGAGCCCTGAGAATATTACTCAATCCTTTAAATCATACGTGGCCGATCTAATTAAGATTTACTGAGAATTCTGTCTCTTATAATGTGACTTTGCTGGCTCAATAAGAATAATAAATTTATACTCTAAAGAGACCAAGACATCTCGTGGCCCTCCTAGCATCCCCTGAATGATTCTGTATTGAAGACTCCCAGAAGTGTTCCAATATAGATCAAGCACATATTCATAGCCCCCAAAACTGTAGCCTACAAATTATCATTTTGGTTTCACTATTATTAATAAGTTGCTACCTTTTGGAATTTTGTTATTGATG from Aspergillus chevalieri M1 DNA, chromosome 2, nearly complete sequence includes:
- a CDS encoding uncharacterized protein (COG:S;~EggNog:ENOG410PND4;~InterPro:IPR011990;~go_function: GO:0005515 - protein binding [Evidence IEA]) — encoded protein: MSAIDLFTQYSLHLDPSSKAITYPPPSTPAVDTELTYLNTLHRSLLSLETPNNIPPPPLPINPKRSAQITKLRDTANTAYRKNNHPEAIKLYTLTIDMALSRPGWEPVALAREELAGLFANRAQAYMGMGKWVEGLVDARCSVECKGVGNVKGWWRVGRCLGEMGRWEEAKNVIEKGLELEGREGEGGKELLGLLEEVEEGLKRAAAS